The stretch of DNA CATCCGATCGCCCCGGGTCGTTTCGCGGAACCGCGAGATGCGCCCGTCGATCGCGGCCTCGGAACCGGACTCGGCGGACTCGACGGGCGGCAACTCGCCGACCACCACGATCTCCTCCCGGTCGACCTCGACGGTCGCGGGGCCGGTGAACCAGTCGTCCGGAAGTCGGCCGGCGAACCACTCGGCCGCGTCGCTCGCGTCGGGGACATCCGCCTGCTGCCATCCACCGGGGCGGCCGAAGCGACGGGGGCCCGGACCTTGTGCGTTTCTCATGGCGTCCTCCTGGGAGCCGGGTGCCGCCATCACCGTGATGCAGCACTGATTACATGATTACACCGATTATTCGAAGCGCGCCACCACGTCAGGCATGATCGAGTCCGTGCGCACCTCAACCGTTCGTCACAGCCCCATCCGTCCCACCCCCACCCGGAAGGCCACCGCCGGAATCGCTGTCCTCGCGACGGTGCTCTCCGCCTGCGGACTCTTCGGGCCGGACCAACCCGACACCGTGTCGCAACAGTTCGCCGACGCCCTGAACAGCGACGACGTGCAGGCTGCCGCCGCACTCACCACCGACCCGGCCGCCGCCACCGCCGCGATCACCGCCATGTACGACGGGCTCGGAAACCAGGACGGCACGTACACCCGCACCGACGTGCAGGAGTCGGGCGAAAACGGCGGAACGTTCACGATGGACGTGTCGTGGCCGTTCGCCCCGGGGCAGGAATGGAAGTACAGCACCACCGGCAACGCCACCAAGGAAGGCGACGACTGGAAGATCGTCTGGGACCCGGCCGTGCTCGCACCCGGACTCACCGACGACACCACCGTCCGCTACACCACCACGACGGGCACCCCGCCGAAGGTCCTCGCCGCGGGTGGCGCCCCGATCCTCGAGCAACAGGTCGTCACGCTCGTCAACCTCGACCAGGGCGCCGACACCGCGGCGGTCGCGTCGTTGCTGTCGCCCGTCGCGCCGACCATCACCGCGGCCTCGCTCCAGCAGGATCTGGCCGGCGCCCAGGGCAAGCCGGTCACGGCCATCTCGTTGCGCGCCGAGGACCTGGCACCGATCGAACCGCAGTTGCGGCAACTGGCCGGCGTCACGCTCGCCCCGCAGACCAGGCTGCTCAGCACGGACAAGGCGCTGGCCTCGCCCACCCTGGCGGGGCTCGGCGACCTGTGGCAGCAGGGGCAGGACGCGTCCGCGGGCTGGGCGGTGCAACTGGTCGGGCAGGACGGCTCGGCGAAGAGCGTCGCCGGGGAACAGGGTCCCGATGCCCCCGACATCGCGACGACCCTCGACCTCCCGATGCAGATGGCCGCAGAGCGGGCGCTCGCCGACGTGCCGCAGCAGGCCGCGATCGTCGCCCTGCGACCCTCCACGGGTGAGGTGCTCGCGGTCGCGCAGAACGCCCCGGCCGACGCGCTCGGCCCGATCGCGCTCACCGGCCTGTACCCGCCGGGGTCGACGTTCAAGACGGTGACGACGTCCGCCGCGCTGCAGGCCGGTGCCGCCACCCCGGACACCGTCCTGCCCTGCCCCGGCACCGAGAACATCGAGGGCAGGCAGATCCCCAACGACGACAACTTCGACCTCGGCGCGGTCCCGCTGCACACCGCGTTCGCCCGTTCCTGCAACACCACCATGGGACGGCTCGCGGTCGGGCTGCCGCCCGACGCCCTGCAGAAGGCCGCGCTGCAGTTCGGGCTCGGCGTCGACTACGTCACGCCCGGACTGACCACCGTCACCGGCAACGTGCCGATCGCCGACAGTCCCGCCGCCCGGGTCGAGTCCGCGATCGGGCAGGGGCAGGTCACCGCGTCGCCGTTCGGCATGGCTATGGTGGCCGCATCGATCGCGGACGGTTCCACGCCGGCGCCGATGATCGTGCAGGGACAACGCGGGACCGCCGACAAGGCGGCGCCCGCCGTCCCCGCGAACGTCACCGCCGACATCCGGACGATGATGCGTGAAACTGTGACGGGAGGTACCGCGACTGCGCTGCAGGACATTCCGGGGCTGCTCGGTAAAACGGGCACGGCCGAGTCCGGAAGTGGTCCCGCTCACGGCTGGTTCGTCGGAATCAAGGACGACCTAGCATTTGCGGTCTTTGTTGCAACAGGTGACAGTTCGGCCCCTGCGGTGCAGGCTGCGGGGCGTTTTCTTCGCTAAACCCGTTCACGCGTTGCTGTTCGGGGATAAGTTGTGGCTCAACCGTAACTCCTTCGTAGGCAAATGGTGCTTGTTACGCATGTGACTGAAAGCAAGATGGTGGACATGGGGAATGGACGATCGCTTGGCCGCCGTAACCGATATGTGATCGCCCTGACGTCGGCAGTCGTTCTGGCCGTGATTCTGGCGTCGTGCGTGCTGTCGAAAGAGGAGGCGACCGCGGAATCGGTCGTCGACGATTTCGTCAACGCGCTCAACGAGGGCGACGCCGCTGCCGCTGCAGCGCAGACCTCCTATCCCAACGCCGCCGAGACGGCGATACAGCAGATGTTCGACGGCCTCCACCCCGAGGACGCCGAGTTCGACGTCACCCAGTTCATGGATCTCGGCTCGGATTCCGGCTTCTTCACCGTCGGTGC from Rhodococcus opacus B4 encodes:
- a CDS encoding penicillin-binding transpeptidase domain-containing protein; this translates as MIESVRTSTVRHSPIRPTPTRKATAGIAVLATVLSACGLFGPDQPDTVSQQFADALNSDDVQAAAALTTDPAAATAAITAMYDGLGNQDGTYTRTDVQESGENGGTFTMDVSWPFAPGQEWKYSTTGNATKEGDDWKIVWDPAVLAPGLTDDTTVRYTTTTGTPPKVLAAGGAPILEQQVVTLVNLDQGADTAAVASLLSPVAPTITAASLQQDLAGAQGKPVTAISLRAEDLAPIEPQLRQLAGVTLAPQTRLLSTDKALASPTLAGLGDLWQQGQDASAGWAVQLVGQDGSAKSVAGEQGPDAPDIATTLDLPMQMAAERALADVPQQAAIVALRPSTGEVLAVAQNAPADALGPIALTGLYPPGSTFKTVTTSAALQAGAATPDTVLPCPGTENIEGRQIPNDDNFDLGAVPLHTAFARSCNTTMGRLAVGLPPDALQKAALQFGLGVDYVTPGLTTVTGNVPIADSPAARVESAIGQGQVTASPFGMAMVAASIADGSTPAPMIVQGQRGTADKAAPAVPANVTADIRTMMRETVTGGTATALQDIPGLLGKTGTAESGSGPAHGWFVGIKDDLAFAVFVATGDSSAPAVQAAGRFLR